The genomic segment CGACGGCGCGACCTGCGCCACCGCCGCCTCCGACGCACCGCCGCCCGGGGCGGGACGACCGCGGGGTCCACGCCCCGGACGCCCGGAGACGACGCGCACCGCCACCGTGCCCGTGGAGACGGCGGGCAGCGTGATCTTCGTGCGTTCGACGCTGCCCGGCGATCAGGTGCTGACGCTGAGCCTGGACACCACCCAGATCACCGAGGCGGTCAACCGGCTGATCGCGTTCGAGGTCGCCGGGGGCGCCTTGGCCCTGGTGCTGGCCGGTCTGGCCGCGGCCCGGATCTCCCGTACGGCGTTGCGCCCGCTCGAGGACATGACCGCGGTGGCCCGGCAGATCGCCGCGGGCGACCGGGGGCAGCGGCTCGGCGCACCCCGGTCGGACACGGAGCTGGGCCGCACGGCGGCCGCCTTCGACGCCATGCTGGACGAGCTGGAGACGGGCGAGGTGCGGATGCGCTCGTTCCTCAGCGACGCCTCGCACGAGCTGCGCACCCCGCTGGCCGGCCTGCAGGCCAACGCCGAGCTGCTGCTGCGCGAGAACCCGGACCGCGACGAGCGGGAACGGGTCGCCGTGGCCATGGTCCGCGAGTCGCGCCGGGCCGCCCGCCTGGTGGACGACCTGCTCACCATGGCCCGGCTGGGGCAGGGCCTGCCGCTGATGCTCGAACGGGTCGACCTGCTCGCGCTGGCCGGGTCCGAGGCCGAGCGGGCCCGCTCGCTCTCGCCCGGCCTGCACATCGAGGTCACCGGCGAGCCCGGCCTGTCCGTGCAGGGCGACCCCGTACGGCTCGGTCAGATCGTCACCAACCTGCTGGACAACGCCCGTTACGCCACCCCGTCCGGCGGGCGGAT from the Paractinoplanes abujensis genome contains:
- a CDS encoding sensor histidine kinase; the protein is MRRPASLRGRVTLGVLALLTVVLAGLFTAVDVALSARLHADARTRLTDRMALAQQLQGTLSMQRLADRLRGDGVVVRLCTADGATCATAASDAPPPGAGRPRGPRPGRPETTRTATVPVETAGSVIFVRSTLPGDQVLTLSLDTTQITEAVNRLIAFEVAGGALALVLAGLAAARISRTALRPLEDMTAVARQIAAGDRGQRLGAPRSDTELGRTAAAFDAMLDELETGEVRMRSFLSDASHELRTPLAGLQANAELLLRENPDRDERERVAVAMVRESRRAARLVDDLLTMARLGQGLPLMLERVDLLALAGSEAERARSLSPGLHIEVTGEPGLSVQGDPVRLGQIVTNLLDNARYATPSGGRIAVLVRRSGSRVHLEVADTGPGVAPGERALIFERFGRGDASRSRHTGGAGLGLPIARGLAQTHSGDLTYVDGGPGATFRLDLPSIRPGADRPPGPRTAGWEDSAGG